A section of the Thermotoga caldifontis AZM44c09 genome encodes:
- the dnaJ gene encoding molecular chaperone DnaJ, with protein sequence MPRQYKDYYAILGVPRDASEEEIKKAYKKLIKQWHPDLHPENKKEAEEKFKEIQEAYEVLSDPQKRAMYDRFGYVGEHEFTQQTSTTSFEDIFRDFESFFGRDIFDIFFGDRGATQETQRTRRRRSGEDISVTVEIDFSESLTGKQMPIEYDRYEVCDHCHGEGTEPGSGYQTCPRCHGTGVLREERRSVFGVFVSSRTCPTCGGTGRVVKERCHVCGGTGRLKRRVRTVINIPAGVTDGTRLRIDGGGNAGYDGGPYGDLYVIVHVRPDRRFRRQDDDIYTEISIDYLQAILGTTVRIDLPDGGTTMLRIPPGTQPGTVFRLKGEGAPSVRTGRRGDLYVTVNVRIPEQLSSREAQLLREIAREKGIDVL encoded by the coding sequence GTGCCAAGACAGTATAAAGATTACTACGCGATCCTCGGCGTTCCGAGGGACGCCTCCGAGGAGGAGATAAAAAAAGCTTACAAAAAGTTGATAAAACAATGGCATCCCGATCTCCACCCTGAGAACAAGAAAGAAGCCGAGGAGAAATTCAAGGAGATCCAGGAAGCTTACGAGGTTCTGAGTGATCCTCAGAAACGGGCCATGTACGACAGATTCGGTTATGTGGGAGAACACGAATTTACACAGCAAACTTCGACCACTTCTTTTGAAGACATATTCAGGGACTTTGAGAGCTTTTTTGGGCGTGACATCTTCGACATCTTCTTCGGCGATCGGGGTGCCACCCAGGAGACTCAGAGGACGAGGAGACGGAGATCGGGTGAAGATATCAGTGTGACGGTCGAGATAGATTTTTCTGAGTCTCTCACTGGCAAGCAGATGCCGATCGAGTACGACAGGTACGAAGTTTGTGACCACTGCCATGGTGAAGGAACAGAGCCCGGAAGTGGTTATCAGACGTGTCCAAGGTGTCACGGCACGGGGGTGCTCAGGGAGGAAAGGAGGAGCGTCTTTGGCGTCTTCGTGAGCTCCAGAACGTGTCCCACCTGCGGTGGGACCGGACGTGTCGTGAAGGAAAGGTGCCACGTGTGTGGCGGAACTGGCAGACTGAAACGAAGAGTCAGAACTGTGATCAACATACCGGCAGGCGTTACGGACGGAACCAGACTCAGGATCGATGGTGGCGGTAACGCCGGCTACGATGGGGGACCTTACGGCGATCTTTACGTGATCGTCCACGTGAGGCCAGACAGGAGGTTCAGGCGCCAGGACGACGACATATACACGGAGATCAGCATAGATTACTTGCAGGCGATCCTTGGAACCACGGTTCGTATAGATCTGCCCGACGGTGGTACAACGATGCTGAGGATACCGCCAGGTACGCAGCCCGGTACGGTGTTCAGGCTCAAGGGAGAGGGTGCTCCGTCCGTGAGGACGGGCAGGCGTGGGGATCTTTATGTGACCGTCAACGTGAGGATACCGGAGCAACTCTCTTCGAGGGAAGCACAGTTGTTGAGAGAAATTGCGAGGGAAAAAGGTATAGATGTCTTGTAG
- a CDS encoding nucleotide exchange factor GrpE, which translates to MNENERLKEAVENKETVEKNDEKKVEENLIEKLTKEKEELMRHLKQLKAEFENFKRDTLRDREMILKNANEYLLTKLIPILDDFERAFTAVDSGAPYEDFYKGMKLVYKKLWKVLNDEGFFKIEVGQKFDPFEHEAVERVETNEKEEYDIVEVVENGYKYHSKVLKPVKVKVAVKPRGEEGAKTV; encoded by the coding sequence ATGAACGAAAACGAAAGGCTCAAAGAAGCGGTTGAAAACAAAGAGACGGTTGAGAAAAACGATGAAAAGAAAGTAGAGGAAAATTTGATCGAGAAGCTGACGAAGGAAAAAGAAGAACTCATGAGACACCTCAAGCAACTGAAAGCCGAGTTCGAGAACTTCAAGAGGGACACCCTCAGAGACAGGGAAATGATCCTCAAGAACGCGAACGAATATCTGCTCACCAAGTTGATACCGATACTCGACGATTTCGAGCGAGCGTTCACGGCTGTTGATTCCGGCGCACCGTACGAAGATTTCTACAAGGGAATGAAACTCGTTTACAAGAAACTCTGGAAGGTTTTGAACGATGAAGGCTTTTTCAAAATAGAGGTCGGTCAGAAGTTCGACCCGTTCGAACACGAAGCCGTTGAGAGGGTGGAGACAAACGAGAAAGAAGAGTACGATATAGTCGAGGTTGTTGAAAATGGTTACAAGTACCATTCCAAAGTCCTCAAACCCGTGAAGGTGAAGGTTGCGGTGAAGCCAAGGGGTGAAGAAGGTGCCAAGACAGTATAA
- the hrcA gene encoding heat-inducible transcriptional repressor HrcA, whose translation MRRNNRVNERQRKILYCVVREYILTKRPISSEHVLNVSSLSCSAATVRNDLRKLEYLGYLYQPHTSAGRIPTDKGLRFYVDETLKLTKDYAQRSQQVEVRYSMTYGDMEKILEGAAIALARMTRGAVVLEKPDTGRLKVLRAIVTPITSYHYLISIVTELGLMKFMPFRSLGDVDHAKLENLLNQLLRGRSIDNLSGEVFEGDWDEFLIDLSEQLVTSLKEDLRNSMIKYGLDVLVSSETFNIDEIRALSRFLSDDALIKSFMNRVQEVPTVFIGSEHGFQGMERFSIFVDTYRRENEPMGKVLIVTSKIVKYEEIMNVLTYVTSRLTEYFTVATREVER comes from the coding sequence ATGAGGAGGAACAACAGGGTCAACGAAAGACAGAGAAAGATCCTCTACTGTGTCGTGAGGGAATACATACTGACGAAAAGGCCGATCAGTTCTGAACACGTCCTGAACGTGTCCAGTCTATCGTGCAGTGCCGCGACCGTCAGAAACGATTTGAGGAAACTGGAATATCTGGGCTATCTCTATCAACCGCACACCTCTGCGGGCAGGATCCCGACCGACAAGGGTCTGAGGTTTTACGTGGACGAAACGTTGAAGCTCACGAAAGATTACGCACAGAGATCTCAGCAAGTCGAAGTGCGATATTCCATGACTTACGGTGATATGGAGAAGATCCTCGAAGGAGCGGCGATCGCGCTGGCGAGAATGACCAGAGGGGCAGTCGTGCTGGAGAAACCCGACACCGGGCGCTTGAAAGTTCTGAGGGCCATCGTGACACCCATCACCTCGTATCACTATTTGATCTCCATCGTTACAGAGCTCGGTTTGATGAAATTCATGCCCTTCAGGAGTCTCGGCGATGTGGATCATGCAAAGCTCGAAAACCTTCTCAATCAGCTGCTGAGGGGGAGGAGCATCGATAACCTTTCCGGCGAGGTGTTCGAAGGTGATTGGGATGAGTTCCTGATAGACCTTTCTGAACAACTCGTCACTTCTCTAAAAGAGGATCTGAGGAACAGCATGATAAAGTACGGCCTGGACGTGCTTGTGAGCAGCGAAACGTTCAACATAGACGAGATCAGGGCGCTTTCGAGGTTCCTCTCAGACGACGCACTCATCAAATCCTTCATGAACAGGGTTCAGGAGGTCCCTACCGTCTTCATAGGTAGTGAACACGGTTTTCAGGGCATGGAGAGATTCTCCATCTTTGTGGATACCTATCGCAGGGAGAACGAACCAATGGGTAAAGTGCTGATCGTGACATCCAAGATCGTCAAGTACGAGGAGATAATGAACGTTCTGACCTACGTCACAAGCAGGTTGACCGAGTACTTCACGGTGGCAACGAGGGAGGTGGAAAGATGA
- a CDS encoding UDP-N-acetylmuramoyl-L-alanyl-D-glutamate--2,6-diaminopimelate ligase, whose amino-acid sequence MRVEEVIEALRPILIEARLNGNFGENIVDVVNNSSRVKPGCLFVCHRGKRFDSHEIAQEIYNKGARVLISDRPLSENIPHVIVSDTRLAEAILADVFYARPYEKLLVAGVTGTNGKTTSVHLFHHVLQSLSSTGSLLGTVYYEILGEPRFHHDNTTPNALEILRAMKKTVDLGGSHFVMEVSSHALALKRVETVRFDIAALTNITRDHLDFHQTFEEYTQTKLHIFDLLKESGIALISDEYAHLLNRKVRKIVYGIARQSQYRIENIEISRHGTKFEVDCPAGRYRLWFRTPGYHNAYNATLVFAGLVELGYDPNDVAGSIGTFPGVDGRFQFIPEASLLGIDVVVDFAHSPDALEKTLITAKHLSSGRIITVFGAGGQSDRGKRPMMAQVVCRYSDVSIITTDDPRGEDPLEILAEVERGVPPGAAYLVIPDRREAIETAITLANRGDMVIVAGRGHEEYQIFSDERRIPFKDADVIREIILQEYQRERRHV is encoded by the coding sequence ATGCGCGTTGAAGAAGTCATCGAGGCATTGAGACCCATACTCATCGAAGCCAGGCTCAACGGCAACTTCGGTGAGAACATTGTGGACGTGGTCAACAACTCCAGCCGGGTCAAACCGGGCTGTCTGTTCGTGTGTCACAGGGGTAAAAGGTTCGATTCGCACGAGATAGCGCAGGAAATTTACAACAAAGGCGCCCGCGTTTTGATCTCGGACCGACCTTTGAGTGAAAACATCCCGCACGTGATCGTCAGCGACACCAGACTCGCCGAAGCGATCCTGGCGGATGTCTTCTACGCGAGGCCTTACGAAAAACTTCTCGTTGCGGGTGTCACGGGTACCAACGGAAAAACCACGAGCGTCCATCTCTTCCATCACGTGCTTCAGAGCCTTTCAAGCACCGGAAGCCTCCTCGGAACGGTGTATTACGAGATCCTGGGAGAACCGAGGTTCCACCACGATAACACAACCCCAAACGCTTTGGAAATACTCAGGGCGATGAAGAAAACTGTCGATCTGGGCGGTTCACATTTCGTGATGGAGGTCTCATCGCACGCGCTCGCTCTGAAACGGGTCGAAACGGTGAGGTTCGACATAGCTGCTTTGACGAACATAACGAGGGACCATCTGGATTTTCACCAGACGTTCGAGGAGTACACGCAGACGAAGCTGCACATCTTTGATCTGCTGAAAGAGAGTGGAATCGCGCTGATCAGCGACGAGTACGCACACCTTTTGAACAGAAAGGTGCGAAAAATCGTCTATGGGATCGCCAGACAGAGCCAGTATCGAATTGAAAACATAGAGATCAGCAGGCACGGGACGAAGTTCGAAGTGGACTGTCCCGCTGGTAGGTACAGATTGTGGTTCAGAACACCTGGTTATCACAACGCTTACAACGCCACGTTGGTGTTCGCAGGTCTGGTGGAACTGGGTTACGATCCGAACGACGTTGCTGGTTCCATAGGCACGTTTCCGGGTGTCGACGGCCGGTTTCAGTTCATCCCGGAAGCCAGTCTTCTTGGCATAGACGTGGTCGTTGACTTCGCCCACAGCCCGGACGCCCTCGAAAAAACCCTGATCACGGCGAAGCACCTCAGCAGTGGTAGGATCATCACCGTCTTCGGTGCCGGTGGTCAGTCGGACAGAGGAAAAAGGCCCATGATGGCGCAGGTGGTGTGCCGATATTCGGACGTGTCGATCATAACCACCGACGATCCCCGGGGAGAGGATCCTCTGGAAATACTCGCCGAAGTGGAGCGTGGCGTCCCACCAGGAGCGGCTTACCTCGTGATTCCAGACAGGCGTGAGGCCATCGAAACTGCCATCACACTGGCGAACCGGGGCGATATGGTCATAGTCGCAGGAAGAGGACACGAAGAGTACCAGATCTTCTCAGATGAGAGGAGAATTCCTTTCAAAGACGCGGATGTGATCAGGGAGATAATCCTTCAAGAATACCAGAGGGAAAGACGGCATGTTTGA
- a CDS encoding UDP-N-acetylmuramoyl-tripeptide--D-alanyl-D-alanine ligase, which translates to MFENAKFVIDSREAFEGCIFVALKGERTDGHYYVREALEKGAALAVVERPVDVQKEKLYFVEDTRLFLQELAKQKIVKHEPKIVGITGSNGKTTAKEMIHHCLGEEIAFRNSGNLNTEIGLPLSILNDYRGQPYMILEMAMNKPGDIATLCRIAQPHVSVLLNVGTAHRGVAGGDEQILKGKLEIVENMRENGIAILHNDPRILERVRSRDFVTFGFQSGDYRLTSYVYEGLSTRAWYETPKGVHQLRFSTIFNVGQLVNVAAVLAVFDVLDLRVDLTKLESFVPVGGRFRVLLIDEVYVVDDTYNASLESFKVAVETLKKLGERTYAVVGSIKEQGVYSQETHRQLGKILEQLDGVFVYNVDHEIDSMECSKILLKSDEPEVIVTKLKNLLRRKDAVLFKASRAVGMEKVVNLFLGGKAE; encoded by the coding sequence ATGTTTGAGAACGCGAAGTTCGTCATAGATTCCAGAGAAGCCTTCGAAGGCTGTATTTTTGTAGCTCTCAAAGGCGAAAGAACGGATGGACACTATTACGTGCGCGAAGCCCTCGAAAAAGGCGCAGCCCTCGCGGTGGTCGAACGGCCCGTGGACGTTCAGAAAGAGAAGCTGTACTTCGTCGAGGATACGAGACTTTTCCTTCAGGAACTGGCCAAACAAAAGATTGTCAAACACGAACCTAAAATCGTCGGTATAACTGGTTCTAACGGAAAAACCACCGCCAAGGAAATGATCCACCACTGTCTGGGGGAAGAGATCGCCTTCAGAAATTCTGGAAATCTCAACACGGAGATCGGATTGCCTTTATCGATACTGAACGATTATCGTGGTCAGCCTTACATGATCCTGGAAATGGCAATGAACAAACCTGGTGATATAGCCACGCTGTGTCGCATCGCACAGCCTCACGTTTCGGTTCTCCTCAACGTCGGCACCGCGCACAGGGGCGTTGCAGGTGGAGACGAACAGATCCTGAAGGGCAAACTCGAGATAGTAGAGAATATGAGAGAAAACGGTATCGCCATCCTGCACAACGATCCAAGGATCCTTGAGAGGGTCAGGAGCAGAGATTTCGTCACCTTCGGTTTCCAGTCGGGGGATTACCGTCTCACCTCCTACGTTTACGAAGGACTCTCCACGAGGGCGTGGTACGAAACTCCGAAAGGTGTCCACCAGTTACGTTTTTCGACGATCTTTAACGTGGGACAGTTGGTGAACGTTGCGGCAGTCCTGGCCGTCTTCGATGTTCTGGATCTTCGGGTGGATCTCACGAAGCTGGAGAGTTTCGTTCCCGTGGGCGGGAGGTTCAGGGTCCTGCTGATAGATGAAGTGTACGTGGTTGACGACACTTACAACGCAAGTTTGGAATCTTTCAAGGTGGCAGTCGAGACGCTGAAAAAGCTCGGCGAGAGGACCTACGCGGTGGTCGGATCGATAAAGGAACAGGGTGTCTACTCTCAGGAAACGCACAGACAACTCGGAAAGATCCTCGAACAGCTCGACGGAGTCTTCGTCTACAATGTCGATCACGAAATCGATTCGATGGAATGCTCCAAGATACTGTTGAAGAGTGACGAACCTGAGGTGATAGTGACGAAATTGAAGAACTTATTGAGAAGGAAAGATGCCGTGCTGTTCAAAGCTTCACGCGCGGTGGGTATGGAAAAGGTAGTCAATCTCTTTCTGGGAGGAAAAGCTGAATGA
- the mraY gene encoding phospho-N-acetylmuramoyl-pentapeptide-transferase, translated as MKYFVLTFLPCLLLYPFLIKLFKKYHIGQFIREEGPDLHGYKTGTPTMGGILFAVFGALSCFVSGYTIDALTIVLFAFIGFLDDLLSVLRKKSLGLRAWQKLSLQLLFASILVFLIKPDTELQIPFTHGRLDLGNLYWVFAVLLIAGLSNASNLTDGLDGLAASVFLTSAIPYWFLLGKSADSLILLSLCLMAFLFYNIKPAKIFMGDTGSLVLGALIGTVAVRTSTELLALLFTSVFIAETLSVMIQVSSYKLFKRRVFKMSPIHHHFELLGWKEERIVQMFSLTNLIVSMLAVLGERIS; from the coding sequence ATGAAGTACTTCGTTTTGACCTTCCTTCCTTGTCTGCTCCTGTATCCATTCCTCATAAAGCTGTTCAAAAAGTACCACATCGGTCAGTTCATTCGGGAAGAAGGCCCAGACCTCCATGGGTACAAAACGGGCACACCCACGATGGGCGGAATCTTATTTGCTGTTTTTGGGGCCCTATCGTGCTTCGTATCTGGATACACGATAGACGCTTTGACGATCGTCCTGTTCGCTTTCATCGGTTTCTTAGATGATCTTTTGAGCGTTCTCAGAAAAAAATCTCTCGGTTTGAGAGCGTGGCAGAAACTTTCTTTACAGTTACTGTTCGCATCGATCCTCGTGTTCTTGATCAAACCCGACACCGAGTTGCAGATTCCATTCACACATGGGAGACTGGACCTCGGAAACCTCTACTGGGTTTTTGCGGTGCTCTTGATAGCAGGATTGAGCAACGCGTCGAACCTGACTGATGGCCTGGACGGACTCGCAGCCAGCGTGTTTCTGACGAGTGCGATACCGTACTGGTTTTTGCTCGGAAAGAGTGCTGATTCGCTCATCTTGCTTTCACTGTGTCTGATGGCCTTTCTGTTCTACAACATCAAACCCGCGAAGATCTTCATGGGTGATACGGGTTCGCTCGTGCTCGGCGCGCTGATAGGGACCGTCGCGGTGAGAACGTCCACCGAGCTTCTGGCCCTGCTCTTCACGAGTGTGTTCATCGCCGAGACGCTGAGTGTCATGATTCAGGTGAGCAGTTACAAGCTGTTCAAGAGAAGGGTTTTCAAAATGTCTCCGATACATCACCATTTCGAGTTGCTCGGCTGGAAAGAAGAAAGGATCGTTCAAATGTTTTCACTGACCAATCTCATCGTCTCCATGCTCGCGGTCCTTGGGGAAAGGATTTCATGA
- a CDS encoding YncE family protein — protein MRKISLSFLLLVCSLFAHQVTSIGIGYGYTKMTLNEGIVCLVRPKPASVLVFTDTGQFLSEISSGLSYPAWAIHHAGYVFVSDYHRSSVVVYTIFGKFVRRIQVENYPTVLKIFGGKLYVLCSKEPAVYTIDPQRFDIEQKFTFDSPTLYFEPTQEGVIYLHYYANDKTIEILGSQRKIVTIKDFRTPVKLLQKGGRAYLLGYMDGKLACLDSSWRIVWQQNLDDLARDVLFTNDVLVVSSLVQPRLSVVDLSGNVVKYLPLPHPVHRLEQIKGFIAALNHVPGEVYLIDPKTGEFDTIEVGDYAVEMCRTVDERLIVLCSDSGQLFFITPSL, from the coding sequence ATGAGGAAGATTTCCCTGTCCTTTCTCTTGCTCGTCTGTTCGCTCTTCGCTCACCAGGTCACATCGATCGGAATTGGTTATGGGTACACCAAGATGACACTCAACGAAGGGATCGTGTGCCTGGTCAGACCGAAGCCCGCATCGGTCTTAGTTTTCACCGACACGGGACAGTTCCTTTCAGAGATATCTTCAGGGCTTTCTTATCCGGCGTGGGCCATCCACCACGCTGGTTACGTTTTCGTGAGCGACTATCACAGATCGAGCGTTGTGGTGTACACGATCTTCGGAAAGTTCGTCAGGCGTATCCAGGTGGAAAACTATCCTACGGTGTTGAAGATCTTCGGCGGGAAGCTTTACGTACTGTGCTCGAAGGAACCTGCCGTTTACACGATCGATCCTCAAAGATTCGACATCGAGCAGAAGTTCACCTTCGATTCTCCAACGCTTTATTTTGAGCCAACCCAAGAAGGAGTGATTTACCTCCATTACTACGCAAACGACAAGACGATCGAAATACTGGGTTCGCAGAGGAAGATCGTGACGATCAAAGATTTCAGAACCCCGGTCAAGCTTCTCCAGAAAGGCGGGCGAGCCTACCTTCTGGGTTACATGGATGGCAAGCTCGCCTGCCTGGATTCTTCCTGGAGAATCGTCTGGCAGCAGAACCTGGACGATCTCGCGAGGGACGTGCTCTTCACGAACGACGTTCTGGTGGTCAGTAGCCTGGTTCAACCCAGACTGTCTGTCGTTGACCTTTCCGGAAACGTTGTGAAGTATTTACCTTTACCACATCCTGTCCACCGGCTGGAACAGATCAAAGGATTCATCGCCGCACTGAACCATGTGCCCGGTGAAGTTTACCTGATCGATCCGAAGACAGGAGAGTTCGACACCATCGAAGTTGGTGATTATGCCGTTGAGATGTGCAGAACGGTTGATGAGAGGTTGATCGTCCTCTGCTCCGATTCTGGCCAGCTGTTTTTTATCACGCCTTCGCTTTGA
- the acpP gene encoding acyl carrier protein, whose translation MNRAQVFEKVATILSDKLGIKKDQIKEESNIVKDLGADSLDLVDLVMAFEEEFGVKIADDQLQKISTVKEVVDYIVKAKA comes from the coding sequence ATGAATCGTGCTCAGGTTTTCGAAAAGGTTGCCACGATACTCTCGGACAAACTCGGAATCAAGAAGGACCAGATCAAGGAAGAGAGCAACATCGTGAAAGACCTCGGTGCAGATTCACTCGATCTGGTTGACCTTGTGATGGCGTTCGAGGAAGAGTTCGGAGTGAAGATCGCGGACGATCAGCTCCAAAAGATTTCGACGGTGAAGGAAGTCGTCGATTACATCGTCAAAGCGAAGGCGTGA
- a CDS encoding DUF72 domain-containing protein: protein MIYIGTSGYSFNDWIGEVYPEGISKSDMLKYYAAVWKFKAVELNFTYYALPGYRTIVSMLRRTPSDFVFSVKLPASVTHEAWKSNLFPEEDVKKTIEALAPMVEEGRLKILLAQFPYSFRDTPANRQYLQMLRKKIDLPVAVEFRHASWDNETAYELLKSCGFTFVIVDEPNLRELFPYVPRLTSNVCYFRLHGRNRDWFNAPEGERYNYKYSDEELKVFAADILRLSNHAMDTFVFFNNCYRGNAVRDALKLRQMIESALL, encoded by the coding sequence TTGATCTACATCGGCACGAGTGGTTATTCTTTCAATGACTGGATAGGAGAAGTGTATCCTGAAGGCATAAGCAAATCGGACATGTTGAAGTACTACGCCGCTGTCTGGAAGTTCAAGGCCGTCGAACTCAACTTCACCTATTACGCCCTGCCAGGCTACAGGACGATCGTTTCGATGCTCAGAAGAACGCCGAGCGATTTCGTTTTCAGTGTAAAACTTCCCGCATCGGTGACACACGAAGCCTGGAAATCCAACCTTTTCCCGGAGGAAGATGTGAAGAAAACCATCGAGGCCCTGGCGCCCATGGTGGAAGAAGGAAGGCTCAAAATCCTGCTCGCACAGTTTCCATACTCCTTCAGAGATACTCCTGCTAACAGGCAGTACCTGCAGATGCTCCGAAAGAAGATAGACCTGCCCGTCGCCGTGGAGTTCAGGCACGCTTCCTGGGACAACGAAACAGCTTACGAACTTCTCAAATCCTGCGGTTTCACGTTCGTCATCGTTGATGAACCGAACCTGCGCGAACTGTTTCCTTACGTGCCAAGGCTGACGAGCAACGTGTGTTACTTCAGATTGCACGGCAGAAACAGAGACTGGTTCAACGCACCGGAGGGAGAACGCTACAACTACAAGTACAGCGATGAAGAGCTCAAGGTTTTTGCTGCAGACATACTGCGCCTCTCGAATCACGCGATGGACACCTTCGTCTTCTTCAACAACTGTTATCGTGGCAACGCCGTCAGAGATGCCTTGAAACTGCGTCAGATGATTGAAAGCGCACTTTTGTGA
- a CDS encoding deoxyribonuclease IV has protein sequence MVRIGAHMPISKGFESVPELTVQIGGNCFQIFPHSPRTWTAKMPSRKTCELFRAMMEKHQIDFESAFCHTGYLINLASPIDENWNRSVQLLILEGKICEALGIRYLNAHPGSHTGAGEELGFERITAAVNEFLKNTKDVMLLLENVSPKGGNIGYNFDQIKRIIDSSIDPSRIGITYDTCHGFDAGYDITTEDAVRKLLHEIDSKIGLEKLKMIHLNDSKAPLGKPTDRHENIGKGFIGEKGFRVFLSFEEIQRVPWILETPGDEAEHAQDIAKVKEILGLM, from the coding sequence ATGGTGAGGATCGGTGCGCACATGCCCATAAGTAAGGGGTTCGAGAGTGTTCCAGAACTCACAGTGCAGATAGGTGGAAACTGCTTCCAGATCTTCCCGCACAGTCCAAGGACCTGGACCGCGAAGATGCCCTCCAGGAAGACGTGCGAACTGTTCCGTGCGATGATGGAAAAACACCAGATAGATTTCGAAAGTGCCTTCTGTCACACGGGTTATCTCATAAACTTAGCGAGCCCGATCGACGAAAATTGGAACAGATCCGTTCAGCTTCTGATACTCGAAGGCAAGATCTGTGAGGCGCTGGGAATAAGGTATCTCAACGCCCATCCGGGCAGTCACACCGGCGCCGGCGAAGAACTCGGTTTCGAGAGAATAACCGCAGCGGTCAACGAGTTTTTGAAGAACACGAAGGACGTGATGCTGCTTCTGGAGAACGTATCACCCAAGGGTGGAAACATCGGCTACAACTTCGACCAGATCAAACGTATCATCGATTCGTCGATCGATCCCTCGAGGATCGGCATCACCTACGACACCTGCCACGGTTTCGATGCGGGTTACGACATCACCACGGAGGATGCGGTACGAAAGTTACTCCATGAGATAGATTCCAAAATAGGGCTCGAAAAGCTCAAGATGATACACCTCAACGATTCCAAAGCCCCGCTCGGCAAACCCACAGACAGGCATGAAAACATTGGAAAAGGTTTCATCGGCGAAAAGGGGTTCAGGGTGTTTCTCAGCTTTGAGGAGATCCAGCGTGTACCGTGGATACTGGAAACCCCCGGCGATGAAGCAGAGCACGCACAGGACATCGCGAAAGTTAAAGAGATCCTCGGGTTGATGTGA